A genomic stretch from Erigeron canadensis isolate Cc75 chromosome 9, C_canadensis_v1, whole genome shotgun sequence includes:
- the LOC122583359 gene encoding uncharacterized protein LOC122583359, translating into MRQRQWVELLSDYDRDLKYHPGKASVVADALSRKDRISLSVITRESSYFGSSLRDRVLDDQNDALQPGSIEKEALRNVERSRYSIRPGTDKMYHGLKDFYRWPAMKRDIATYVSKCLNCSMVKAEHQNPSGLLQQPQISDSK; encoded by the coding sequence ATGAGACAACGACAATGGGTAGAATTACTTAGTGACTACGACCGTGATCTCAAATATCATCCCGGTAAAGCAAGTGTTGTTGCTGACGCGCTAAGTCGAAAAGATAGAATTTCCCTATCTGTCATAACGAGAGAAAGTTCTTATTTTGGCTCATCATTAAGGGATAGAGTATTGGACGATCAAAATGATGCCCTACAGCCAGGGAGTATCGAGAAAGAAGCATTGAGGAATGTTGAACGTTCTAGGTATTCAATCCGTCCTGGAACTGACAAAATGTACCATGGTCTAAAGGACTTTTATCGGTGGCCTGCTATGAAAAGAGATATCGCCACTTATGTCTCAAAATGTCTAAATTGTTCAATGGTCAAGGCGGAGCACCAAAATCCTTCCGGGCTGCTCCAACAACCCCAAATTTCTGACTCGAAATGA